The genomic stretch CTTTGCTTGCATATATTACAGTAGCTAATTTATTTTTTTGGTGATACACCATGCAATATGGTGCTTGGCCTTTCTAAACTTGTTAAAATGAATTGTATACGAGGAAGATCTTTATGGTAAAGTGTGTTTGTAATATATGTTCAATAATGAAATTTGTCACAGTATACATTTgctagagaaaaagaaatatcaAACAATCGACTGCTGATTAATCTAATCGCACCTATTGCATGCAACCAATATTATTGTTAACCTACTGTTGGAGATTGTGACACTTTCTGTGTGTGTTTTAGGTGttggaagaagaaaaaatttccCCTTCTTTTTGGATTGATGATTGGTTCATTTTCTTCTCATATGGTTTATAGACATTTATTGTTATTTATCTAGGGGTTCTTTTAGACAATATATAGTAAGATTTCATATGTGGTCGGGTGAAGGATTAAGATATTGCCTATAGTCTATGTCAAATATGGGGAAATTGATCTATGCTTGATTGGGATGTGCCAGTTCTCATGCCAAGCTTATTGTGTTGTAAATTTGATGTATGTCTGTCATGCACGTATCAGAACAATATGCTTTAATCCACATAGGAGCTCATACAGCATGTGGTGTCTCGCACCTCTAAAGTATTCTAGTGTTTTACTAGCACATTGATGTTCTTTATGATCTGATTTGGTAAATATTAAGGACTCCAATCCATAATTTCTGAGATTTTTGTTATAGTGGTGGAGCCCTGTCAACTCAAAGGTCATCCATCTGGAACAGAAGACAGGTTGAACCTTAATGAAGATGATTGATGATTATTTTTGCAATTGGTGGATGTATGAATGGGAATACATTTGTCAAACACAAATCAGTCTCGGCAAATGCAGCAGAAAAGAAAGCTTCTCTCTAATGAATGCTTGATCTAAAATAGGAGTATATGAAAACAAAGAAGATTTGATATAAATGGTATTAATTTACCATAAGTGGAAAAGCATTAACTTAAGATTTTTATATCCTGTTGTGCTgttcttctttctttattttacTCTTCCATCTCCTGTAATATGATGGGTCATAAGAAGATTTGTCTTTTAGCATGTTTTCCCTTGCAAAGTCACCAATAACTTAAAGAGCACAGCGAAGGAAATAAATTTCCTCTGTTCCTCCATCTTACACATCCATTTCAGTTACTTCTATTTATCTTGACCTTAACAACCGAGACCTTAGACCTTTCAGTGACAATATCTTTCCAGAAATTGTCAATCTTAGACTCCTGTCTGATCTCTCTACTATCTGTACTAGAGTCTCCTATGACCTCCTACCTTCCACTGACTTTGCTTTTGAGCCAGAGAGGCtgaaacaagcttctttggctctGAATTGCCAGATATTTTCTTCCGTTCGATTAAGGCAGCATGCTGCTATAGACAGTGTGGAATATCATCAACACTTGATTGAGATGAGAGTATTGTCAATTACAGCAATATCACCTTTTCATCTAAAACAATTAAGATGTTCATGACgttgaaaagggtgaagaattctTAAAACTGTTGGAAATCAAAATTTCTTTATTCAAGAAAATTCACCACTAATGAAGTTACTATAAAAACAGTAGTGAAACCAAAGTTAGCAAAGCCGACTTACTGTTTATTGAGTTTTTTGCTTTGTAGGAAAGAAAGAACTCCAAGCACAATGTGTTTTCCACCTTTCTTACATTGCATTGCTATAATGAATTTGTTTTACATAGTTTTTTTGGTATATTCTTAGGATATTCAATGTTATAATTTCTTCCACATGaagtgacaaatatttttttatttatattttacattGCCAATTATTAAATTAAGTTGTAGTATGATATCTATTTGTGGTAGTTAAAAGTTGCAGAAAATGTGAAACAAGTGATTCATCATGTTCTTTTTCTTAGTTTAACTTACTGGATTACTATTTAATCTGCAGGTTAGGCATTATTATTATCGTCTAGTCAGAAGAATGAACAAGCTTCTAGGTCCCGGATTTTGTTTTGACGCTAAAAACTCGAAGGATACGAATGCTGCAATGCTCCGATGGTAATTACTTTGTATATTTAGGATGGACATTATTCCATATTTAAGATGGACATATTAAGTGTGTGTGTGCTACACAACTTTTCTATATTATTGCTCATTGGTGCTATTAAATGAGAACACTTGGTAATTACTTTGTATATTTAGGATGGACATTATTTTTCAATATTTAAGATGGACATATTAAGTGTGTGTGTGCTACACAACTTTTCTATATTATTGCTCATTGGTGCTATTAAATGAGAACACTTGGAAGTGTTGACAAACAGATTGGTGCTTTTAAAGTTCACTTAGTTAACTGCCCTTGCTTTATGGATGGGCATCACATAACCATGTTGACCTGTAACATCTTAGCTAGTAGGGGACTATCTCCTAGAGTACTGTCAAATtacaatattatttatttttggtatcttaTATTAAGAGAGAGCTTGTTTTTGTTTTGTCATGGTGTTAAATTAATACATTAGAagtggaagagaagaaaaaaagtaaATAGCTTTTAGGAGACCCAGATAGTCTAATCTAAAGGTGACAATAGAATGTTCTCCCAAAACGGCATGACAAAGGTAGGAGCCTATAGCTTGGAAGAAAATGAACCTAATTCCTTGTAAATTTTAATGGCTAGTTAGACAAAGAGGGTAACAAGGATGTTCTTGTTGAGTGAAAATTTTGGGCCTTGCATAAAGAGAGTTGATGGTGGTGCTATAGAGTTCAAAAAGTAAGTATTGCAAATAGGTTAACATAAAATTGATCGCATTATAaaaatctgaactttagaaaaaaataaagtatctaaaagggttaattacatattacctcatATAATTAGTTACTTTTAGCATTTCGATctctatactttcaaaagttacattgagatccctatacttacgaaagtgaaacatttaatcccgTTGCTCCAACAAAACCCTCCTCTATCTCTCTTGATTTTTTAACTTTGTGAAATTATCCTTTTAGCTCTGTATGATGATctcaatgtttcactttcgtaagtgtAGGGATCCCAATATAATATTTGAAAGCGCAGGAATCGAGATGCTAAAGGTAGTTAATTACaatgggtaatatgtaattaccccTATCTAAAAGGAGGCTAAAATGATGTGACTATGTCTAAGGACAACACTTATGATAGTTTTTATAGTTTAGTTAAATCTAAGAATGGGGAGGGTGTTGTATGCTCGCTAAAGTTGGAAAGAgatgcaaatatatacatatacatacatacatacatacatacatatatatatatatatatatatatatatatatatatatatatatatatatatatatatatattgtgtgtgtgtgtgtgtatataaaaTTTTAGATACATAAATAATGAAGATTAAAGGATGCTAGTTAATTATATTGGAATGTGGAAGTGAGAGAGGATTATTTATTGGGCACTCAATGGATAAATTAGTGgtgaagatagaaaaaaaaaagtgataagaTTATAAATCATGAATTTGTTTGAAAAATTCAGGCAAATAGGTAAATGAGCCTTTAAAAAGAATGAAACAGGTTAGAGCATAGAATTAGATTGTATTCTTGTCGAGACTTGAGGAAATTAGATCAAAGGGTAGTTTGGTTAATTAATTTATTTgacatattttttaaactaattaattGACTATTTTACGAATTTTTTTGCCCAATCTACAATAATCAGATGGCTAATTTTGCTCAAATTGTAGGGAATATAAACTGATCAGATACACTGTGACTCTGAAAGAGGGTCATTGAGTGCATCAATTATAGAAGCTATTTATCTGATACGACTAGTGAAATCTATAAAGTAGGATTTCTACATGGTTTTTATTAACTTAGAAAAACCTATAGTAGAATCCTTAGAGGTATGTCGTGAGTTTTTAAAAGGAAGAACATGTTAAAGGTTGTCTACTGAGCTCTTATCATCATAGTGTTTGTATCAGTGACCAACTTTACTtcttatctttttgcccaaataaAACTTACTAGGTATGTTTGGGATGGATTTGCTTAATGAATTCCTTTTGTTGATATATTAAAGAGAGCCTGGTTGCTATTAGTTCAAAACATAAGTTGTGGAGATAAAAGTTAGAAACTAAGGTTCTTTAGATTAAGTAAAAGTAATTTGATTACATGATGTGCCAATTTAGTAAAACCAAgagaaaattaaaagaaagaGTTAAAACTGATGTTTAAGTTTCTGTAAGTATACAATTTATATAATTTGATCTATCATCTTTAAGAAGTAAAGATTAATGAAAGTGTTATCGATAGTGTTCAAGTAGGATGGTTAAAATGGAGAGGGGAATTGGTGGTATTATGTGAATCTTAATGAATGTTTAAGTTCTTTTATGGAGTGTCCTTTACTATAAAAGATTATATTGACATTATTTATCTAGGAAAACAACTAGAGAAGATGGTTTAAGGTGGTATGTACATGTTCGAAGAAGATTTATAGATGCATTTATGTAAGGCATGTCAATTAAGATCGTTGGGACACCCTTGGTTATGCTATAtaatattgtaaaaaaaaaaagtgaatgaaTCTATTATTTTCGGTCGCCCTCTATGAAGGTGACCATCTTCCGTAGAAACGTTTCTACCACAGAGTCAATTTGAGGGAATCTATATCATGAAGCATTTTTATCTACTCTTGGttatatagatatcattgagtaTAAATCTAAGATCTGGTTTCCTACCATTATTGGTCATACTTCATATCcatgcttggaattcattacattACTATAACAAATTACATTAAATACCTGAGCTAAATTGAAAACCAATAATGTGATACTTGAATTGGTGGGCTCCAAAGATTATCATCTATTGTGAAATGATGATAATTAGATCTCATTTTTCTTTGTATTATATGcttttttactttatataattCTTACTAATTTTCGGAAGTTCTTGCTACCTTGTTTAATGTATGGCTGGTTGAGCTTCAATCATTTTTTACCTTGTGTGTTGTGAAGAATTATGATAATAGATGTTTTATATGCCAGGTGGTCTTTACTTGAAAAACACAGCTGTACTGCCTCAAAACTGCATTTGAAGCCCCGGAGATTTAAGATATTCATAGAAGCTTTGGTGAGTGCATATTTCCTAAGCATTTTCCTTCAGATTTAAGTTTCTCCCTTTTTGGTTTAATTTGATGATAAGCAGATAATTTGTTAAAATTTATGTTGTCACTTTGCTTTGTAGGAAAATCAACTTTTAAAGGACCGAAACAAGACTAGAAGAAAACGACTTCCTGAAGATATGTATTCTCCTACTTCAACAACCATTCTCAGTAAGGGTCCAGGAAATGACATTTATCCAGTAAAACTACTAACTGTTGAATCTCCAAGTACTAACAAATCAACAGCTTCTAGAGGGACCTTCCACAAGAACGATATGTTTTCAAACATGAATTGCAGGAGGGACTTGTCTAGTATGAGACCTCTGAGGCCAAAACGAAGGCCAGGTAATTTATGCATGTTCATGTTTGGTATAACATATAGTGAAATAACTTCTGAGTCTCTTCCTTCAATGTTCTTTTGCATGACCTAGCTTATTCCATGTTTTTTTATAATGACTAGGTTCTCAATTTAGAATGGtgttttacatcattttttatTGTTTGTCTATCAGGTGTTGTTGCATCTGCTGAATATAAGAGATGGGAGAAGGCTGCAATTGCAGGTGTTTCTTTAGTTGCTGATGCTGCTGAAGAATTGGAACGAGCAACCAATAATATAAGTTTTTCTTATAGTGAAGAAACCTATCATGTGTTAGCAAACAAGATATGCACCAATACTGGTAAGGCCTGTGATTGACTGATGTTTTACTTGAGACATTATTTGACGATGCTTTAGCATATGCTTATCCAAGTTGAATGAATCAGATATGTTTGAATGCTCTGGTTCTTGTAGGAATTTGCTCAACTGAGATGGCCAAAGCAATCATAGAACCATCTTTAAAATTGAAGTTGCAATTGTTTCCTGTTGATGAACAGACTCTAAATGTACTGGAAAAGGTATATTAATGTTCTGAGGTCTCTCTCTACTAGTAATGGCTTTGAAATTTaaccttaaatttttttatcacactTCGGATAGGCAGTAGTTCTTGTTAATGGAGGAATTGAGTGGGTGGGtgttttgtgtatgtgtgtgATCGAGCCACTGAGGTCAATCTTACTCTATCGAATCCTTCAACCAAAGCATGACAAGATGTATTTAGCATGTTTATTTGTACTCATATTACCTCAGTCAAACAAGAAAACAATTAAGCTCATTGTCTTCACTTTTGCCTAGGATGGGCACAATCCACATTTGGAGCTCACCTTAAGCGGTCGGAAAAGGATATCATCAGTGGTGGAACATCTCAATCGGAAATGGGGTGACTCAAGCGTAGCAGTTGGAGAAATCATGCTTTTTCCCTTCTCTGTTAAGCAGGaagacttggcaagttccaaaagGTGGACATCAAAAGATACTGTTGTTAGTGCCGCAGATGTATATGCTACTGTTGGCAGTCCTGCCATTTTTCGTTTAAGGTACAAAACAAGCATAAAAGAACACTCAGAATCAGAACTTGATTAAATTGTGTTAGTATGTTTCTGACTGATATCCTGTGTCAAGGTATGGCTGGTTCTCCACTGCAGAAGCTGGGTCTGAGGGTATTGAAGTTTCTCATACAACTCTTTGTCCTGATGACTGTTTGCATTCAGAAGACACTGAGAATGGTAATATCATTACGCATTTTCCTTACCATAGATTTTGATTCTCCACAAGTTACATCTTGAAACAACCTCTGGAATGTTCAGAAAATCAAGCAGTCTCAGTAAAAGATCTTGCAACTTCAGTTGTTGATCTCCCTGAACCTCCTGAGGCGGATTGCGTACAATGTGAGGAGAGATTTCCTGAGCCTTTACAACCATCCTATGGTGAAAAAGCCAGAGCTCAAAGTAGTTGGAAAAACAAGGATGTGGTACTAAAATTTCCCGTGGATTCAATGTTATCTAGCCTGCTTTCAGCCACTTGTTCAGTTAATCATTAAAATGTTCAATTGTCTGTGTTACAGGTTAATACAGAAGAAATTTGTGTCCTGATGTCTGCTGGAGAATGGGCTGATAGTCTCACCAACATTAGTGTTGGAGATTTGTTGAATGAGGCATCTAAAGCTGCTAACTCAAAACATATGAATTTCCCCAATCAACCATCTGTTTCATGTCTTAAACAGGCCTCATTTAGCTGTGATTCGTTTGATGCAGCTATTGCTGCCCATATGTCTGGTCATCATTTGTCATCCCTTTCGGATAAGGCATCACAACCATCTATCTGGGATGCAGAAGAAACTTgtgatgaattttcttttcaaatGCTTTCGGCTCAGGCACAGGAGAGATTGAAACCTGCAAGTAGCACTTGTACAGATGGTGATGAACAGTTTTCTTCTAAAAGTTCACCAGGAATTCAGAATTTTCTTAAGGTTTGTCATGTGCAACTATGTTATACTCGTTTTGAAGATAAAAAAATTGTTGTTGAAACATTAGCATAAGTTGCAATTCCTTCtgttggtaggattttggtgaacaGAGATCCAAAGATGATCCTCGTTGTGACAAGTCTGAAGTTGAGACTTGTAAAGATCGTATTTCCAGTGATGGTTCTAATCATGAGAAGGATCCCTGTCTTGCAGATATCTATTGGGTATCTATTTTTTGCCAGCATTTACTTGTCGGCTTTTTTGAGATCACTTTCTAATTTACATGTTCTTTTTTTCCTTGATTTGCAGTCAGATTCTTTAGGGCCACTGGACTTGGATATGCCTCGCTCTAAATTTCAGGGGCAAGATCTAATTTTTAGCGACAGTCTGAGCCTCAGTAGCCTGAGTCGCTTGCTAGCCAACAGCCTCGACGAATTCCAGAATTGCTCGCTGTTTTGTCTGGATAGTAAAGACCCTGCATGACAGTAAGTCTCCTAAAATGATCATCAGCTCTGACTGTATGACtgaaatgctatttacctttaaaatGTTGGCCATAGGTAAAAAGAGTAAAAGAAGAGGGTGGGCTATAGGAGATGGGGAACTTGTCTCTTATCTACATGGCTTGTGGAAGCTATGCAGGCAAAGTATGTGCTTTTTGTACATAAATAGGGTGCTGTAAACATGTAGCCCATGAAAGGTTCTACTAGCTTTGAACAACAGTTCTTGTTCATCACCTGCTAAAATTTATTAGCTCCAGTAAGTAAACATGAGCATTAGTAGTCCAGGACCTGCTATTAGGAGGAAATTTGGAAGCCCTCCTGAGTTCCATATGAAGCATGGTATTGACTTGGTATGACCAAACCCTGCTGATAGGAAACAATATTTCTGCATGATATTTTCTACATTTGACACACAACTAATCTTGAATATACTCACTCTTTATATATTCTAGCTCACAAAATCCTGCTTGAAGACTAATTTGTTTTGGTTGCATTATTATATGCTGTCAGTTGAGTTTTGGCATTAGTATGTATTGCCTCCGTGCTGCTCTCTTTTTCTAATACAGGTCAACGATAACATGGGGTCCCAAAACCGAACCAAGGTATGCAGCACATCAGAAATTCATGATGGTTGTGATCCCATCAATAAATACGAGTTGTTTGTTATGCTTTATTCTTCTTGATCTTGGAAGTCATTATATCAGTGTATGATATGAACTACTTCGTTTTAAACCAGTAGAATGACATGGGTGGGGAAAAAATTTGAACCTACGGCTGATTAGGGTGGTAATGTTGGGCTGCGGATCAGGTTGTGTTTGAAGTTATACTGGCTAGATGAGAGGATGTGGAAACAGTTGCAGCAGCTTGTTTCTGCCTTCAGGATATGCACTTGGTAGAATTGATTCGTATAGTGGAGGAGCTCAAACCCAGAGCCTATAAGTGAATAATATTCATTCCGTCAGTCTGGTCAAATCTTGGACCACTGGATCAGTGGGCCAATTAATCATATTTCATGTTTGAGTTGTTTATtgtgttaaaaatataaaaatggatTAAGAATGTTATGATTTTTTCTAAACGATATAGTGAAAGAGGATGATAGAGGAGAATGTGTGTTGAGGGTTGAGAGTAACTTATATAATGAAATTTTCTTACATCTTTTAATAAATGACTTATGCTCCTTATAAATAGGAAGTGGGCAAGCAAGGAGAGTACAAACAAAAGAGTGAAAAAAATTGAGTCTCAAAATCTCTGTATCACCTTAACTAAGGGTGTTTTCATAAATATTGGGTTTAACAATGGGTCAATATATGTGGTAACATTTTTTTGACATCAATCTTGATCTTTTATATGGTAAAAGAGTAACCTTATCATTGGACTAGGACTATGCCGCCTTTGCTAATAGATATTAATATTTCTTGTAGAGAAATTTTCAGGAAACAAAATTTAAATTTGGCTTTTCCATTTCTTTTTTTCAGATTGAGTTCTCCATTTCCATAATATCCATGGAGAGTTCATTTCtgtttcaaatgaattaaatgttCTTATGTTGAAAAATACTTGTTTTGCTATCGAAACCCCCAGTTGGGTTAGATCAGATTGATTAAAAAGTGTCCTTGACGGAGTTACAACACTAGTTTATCGAACCAGTTAcagtaatatttttttaacaatacTATAAGTTCATTTAAGAATATTATGACACtgtatttcttattgtcattcttTGTCCACGGATGAATACAAATGTtatgagggttttttttttttttttttcaaaatatatagATCTAAATTTAAGGTTACATTAAAAATGTATTAAtttgttatattttatttttaagatatGCTAAGATATTCTTAATTTCTGTTAAATTGTTTTGTACAATCTTAATATGTATAGTAAGgtcaataattaaaatttatacgGACTTGAACTAACTAAATCTCATCACAGTGCCATTGTACAGAGTTGCAGTGTTTAGATTCAATGATCAAGAATATTGTAATTGATTATTTTGGAATATGTCTAGGCATTCTTAACTTTCATCTAACATCATTCAAACTTCCATACAAATTATTTTAGGAATTGTTAAGATTGATGGGGATTTGAAATAAGGCCCAGGTGAAAGTCTCTTTGGATTGAGTTATAACTTTTTTATTACTATAAACCATATTTAAGATTATTATAGTTGATAGCGTCTTTTTTTCTGTTGttatttcatataataaataaaaataaatactatAAGGTTTTTAAGTATCCCAAAATATATCCTAATTTTCATCCACTTCATGAGCactcaataaaattatttttataaagcctCGAAATGTATAATAAAATGGATGAGGATTTGAAGCAATCCGAGGTTGGTTTCGGTGTTGAACCACAGTAAGTGCACAACCAGGTATCGCGTCTcactttttttatcataatttttatatgaaaTGAATTTTAAAATACATAGACCTAAGCTTAAAATTAAGTGAAGAATGAAGATAGATATATCATTCTTTGATTTGGATTATGTCAAACTAATCTTAATTTTCATCCAAAAGAATTTTGAAATAGATCATTTTTTGAAACCCCAAAATGTATGACAAGAGTGACTATTTATGGTTGGTAGGGATTTGGTTATGGTAAATTTTCTTACTGAATTAAAACATTAGAGCTCCATTCAGGAATGCTAATAactttttctcaaaaaaaaaaaaaaaactagaatcAATTTGGTCTAACACTAAACTGGTTCATATTACAACCTCTCTATTTTGGTGGGAAAATAGTTGCTTGGTTGACCAATAGGAAGGGGCCCATTAGGGGATCACGATGTGGGAAAAGCCCACAAACTTGGGATATTTCCTAGGAAATCACCCATTTTAATattgttttattttaaaatatttattttagttttataacaacatgaacAAATGTAGTTGGAGGATAAGTAATTTGGCTATAGGTAAAGACAAGTAATTATTTAAATACAGCATGATTATATTTACacattgaataataaaatattttttgggaATCTCTCGCAAAAGCCAAAAGTTTTCTTAGAAAAAAAAGAGATCCTAGTAGAAAAAGAAGGGGAAAAGAAAAAGCTTTTCTAGGTAATTCACCGGCAACCAAATACAATGCTTAAATCCGCTTAATCCTAATGGTAattatgagaagaagaagaagaagaagaagaagaagaagaagaagaagaataataataataataataataataataataataataataataataataataataataataataataataataataataataataataataataataataataatatcctcTATTGGTCGCATACAACGTGACTGGCTTTTCCGTAATATCATCCATATCCCGAGGCTTTCTTGGTGAAATTACCAGCTTCAATGAAGCTGGGGAGAGACGACACTTTTTGTCGTCGTTGCAGTCGGAAGGAGATGCTAAAAAAGGCTGAGGACGCGACAGGGCTCGCTGATTCGCCGCCGATGGCACCAAAACGATCGATCGCAACCCTGCTGGGCCCAAGTCTCTGCTTTCTTCTGAATCTCTCCTCCAGATCTCTGCTTCCGATCGTTCcttagatctctctctctctctctctcgctctctctccccTCTGCCCTAAGCTTCGGAGTTATCTTTCACCGTCGGGAAATGGTGGCAACCACTTCGTTTTTGCTGGGAGGGTGTTAGAGGGTAGGGGGATGGCGTCTGACGGCGGGAGTGAAGCGATCCGACCGgcgacggcggaggaggaggcgtcGAAGAGGAACACCGACTGCGTCTATTTCTTGGCATCACCTTTGACCTGCAAGAAGGTATCTTTCCTTCTCTCTCTGGTTTTCTTCTAGCTGGAAGCGTTGCCAACTTTCCGCTTCTACCGCATGAGTTCGGTCTCCAGGACTGATGTGTATATCCCCCGTTGGTGTTTCCCATGAGCACTTGTCGGCGCTTGGTGAAACCCTAGAATTTTTTGGGTGGTGTGGAAACATGAAGCTGGGGATGGTTGCTGAAAGTTAAGTTTGGTCGTTCATGGTATTATATTGTGTGGTCTTTTGGGGGTAACGCCATCGGTTTGGAAAAAGGAAAGCTTGGTCTTGATGAACCAGTTTTGTTATTATGGTTGCCCATGTGACACAGGCTACTACTATTTTTGCATATATTGTATTAAGTTTTCAGATTGGAGAAGTTACTACTATGCTGCATATGTTCCTTGCGTGactaaaaatttaattaaaagtAATAGTCACCCAGTTTTAGGTGATACTTATATGCTACTTACATTGTGGCAGATGTGGTCTCTTATCCTGCGGTCCATGTATCTCCATATTTTTCATGTTGTGCCCTTTTATTTCTCTTCGTTCATTATTGTCTGCAATTGTATCTatagagatttttttttacaaGTGGAACTACATGTGAACAGGCTTGTGTTATCGGCTAGTTTTGTGCATCATTTCGTTTTGATACACATTTTGGTCTAAAATGTAACTGAGCTTTGGTCATTCAGGGGAGTGACTGTGAGTATCGGCACAATCAGGGAACCAGAATGAACCCAAGGGATTGCTGGTATTGGTTAAAAGGGAACTGCCTCAATCCAAAATGTTCATTCCGCCATCCGGTAAGTCTCTTCTCATTTTCTTGTTTATGTAGTATATATGTGCATGAGTTCTGGCATTCTCTAAAAGGAGATTTTGCATCATGTTAGTGTGGAGATGACACTCCATTTTGGACATCCACATGAGTTAGGACCTGCAAGCATCACATGATGAATGTCATGTGATGAATATGAAATATCATTTGGGACATGAAAGTTTTGTGCTAACCTTGTTCCAAAATGAACATCACATGATTATTAAAAAGGCACATTCACTGAATTCCTTTAGCCTTTGTTTTCAATTACTACCATGTTGCACGTGAAgctcatttttgttctttttcagCCACTTGATTCCTGGTTTGCAACACCGATGCCTTCCTCAGGACCACTTCAACTTCTTCAAACTGCACCAACAACACAAATCCCAGCTGCATGTGCGCCTCTTAGTAATAATATCAATAAGAAAAGTTCTCCCTGCTACTATTTCCAAAGGGGCAGTGTTTGAAAGGTGAATGGTGTCCTTTTATTCACGAGCCACAGGAATTTAGCAGTTCTGTCTTGCAACAGGTTGCAAAAGCTTCTACATGTCTTGCTGAACCACCAGCAACCATTAAGGATACACAGCAGAACATCAATATGCAGCAGAATGCTGTCAA from Musa acuminata AAA Group cultivar baxijiao chromosome BXJ1-3, Cavendish_Baxijiao_AAA, whole genome shotgun sequence encodes the following:
- the LOC135584026 gene encoding TSL-kinase interacting protein 1-like isoform X1, yielding MENQTSPTENLLINNANNTSPSSSSMCTDTQNPVKKPTRQWAAWTRQEEENFFNALRQVGKNFEKITCRVQSKNKDQVRHYYYRLVRRMNKLLGPGFCFDAKNSKDTNAAMLRWWSLLEKHSCTASKLHLKPRRFKIFIEALENQLLKDRNKTRRKRLPEDMYSPTSTTILSKGPGNDIYPVKLLTVESPSTNKSTASRGTFHKNDMFSNMNCRRDLSSMRPLRPKRRPGVVASAEYKRWEKAAIAGVSLVADAAEELERATNNISFSYSEETYHVLANKICTNTGICSTEMAKAIIEPSLKLKLQLFPVDEQTLNVLEKDGHNPHLELTLSGRKRISSVVEHLNRKWGDSSVAVGEIMLFPFSVKQEDLASSKRWTSKDTVVSAADVYATVGSPAIFRLRYGWFSTAEAGSEGIEVSHTTLCPDDCLHSEDTENENQAVSVKDLATSVVDLPEPPEADCVQCEERFPEPLQPSYGEKARAQSSWKNKDVVNTEEICVLMSAGEWADSLTNISVGDLLNEASKAANSKHMNFPNQPSVSCLKQASFSCDSFDAAIAAHMSGHHLSSLSDKASQPSIWDAEETCDEFSFQMLSAQAQERLKPASSTCTDGDEQFSSKSSPGIQNFLKDFGEQRSKDDPRCDKSEVETCKDRISSDGSNHEKDPCLADIYWSDSLGPLDLDMPRSKFQGQDLIFSDSLSLSSLSRLLANSLDEFQNCSLFCLDSKDPA
- the LOC135584026 gene encoding TSL-kinase interacting protein 1-like isoform X2, with protein sequence MENQTSPTENLLINNANNTSPSSSSMCTDTQNPVKKPTRQWAAWTRQEEENFFNALRQVGKNFEKITCRVQSKNKDQVRHYYYRLVRRMNKLLGPGFCFDAKNSKDTNAAMLRWWSLLEKHSCTASKLHLKPRRFKIFIEALENQLLKDRNKTRRKRLPEDMYSPTSTTILTSRGTFHKNDMFSNMNCRRDLSSMRPLRPKRRPGVVASAEYKRWEKAAIAGVSLVADAAEELERATNNISFSYSEETYHVLANKICTNTGICSTEMAKAIIEPSLKLKLQLFPVDEQTLNVLEKDGHNPHLELTLSGRKRISSVVEHLNRKWGDSSVAVGEIMLFPFSVKQEDLASSKRWTSKDTVVSAADVYATVGSPAIFRLRYGWFSTAEAGSEGIEVSHTTLCPDDCLHSEDTENENQAVSVKDLATSVVDLPEPPEADCVQCEERFPEPLQPSYGEKARAQSSWKNKDVVNTEEICVLMSAGEWADSLTNISVGDLLNEASKAANSKHMNFPNQPSVSCLKQASFSCDSFDAAIAAHMSGHHLSSLSDKASQPSIWDAEETCDEFSFQMLSAQAQERLKPASSTCTDGDEQFSSKSSPGIQNFLKDFGEQRSKDDPRCDKSEVETCKDRISSDGSNHEKDPCLADIYWSDSLGPLDLDMPRSKFQGQDLIFSDSLSLSSLSRLLANSLDEFQNCSLFCLDSKDPA